Proteins from a single region of Bactrocera neohumeralis isolate Rockhampton unplaced genomic scaffold, APGP_CSIRO_Bneo_wtdbg2-racon-allhic-juicebox.fasta_v2 cluster10, whole genome shotgun sequence:
- the LOC126765058 gene encoding uncharacterized protein LOC126765058, which produces MISDQLKLIKAIAPTPHSRVELPQMQQYQEASSGIHLEVPACDTETFYGGYEEWPSFRDMFTAVFINHPQLSHAQKLYHLRYKTKGQAGEIVKQFALNDDNFNLAWEALKARYENDRILVDKQVTTLMNLPKVKKGTSVEFIKLESTVSNCLSILSTLNIPTDSWDPILVNICTAALPEKSLLLWEQSLSSRKKCPTWQQMKDFLTTQYEIAERLEEKIIKTKNTKHDQNRSFNRPQVSNKNNLNKNFHKTQSFTSEQRKHMSCELCTRGHKLKTCEKFKKLNVNERNNFVRSKRLCTNCLSHSHNLNQCKSKFNCSYCHKRHNSMLHYSRFPLSPYKSAYKSRTTDLITKVNPESQFIKNCQETPCCSKAQKVQTLHSETQSGLVTELVTTIPTQVEYNTNKYLNSQLRKVKTIKDQYCEHFSKATTTRSKNGRYVVRPPLEPQFSNTPQIGIKNKVKVTSDSPYIKRTYKFSVPQDGFRQ; this is translated from the coding sequence atgatctccgatcaattaaagctaataaaagcaattgcacctactccccacagtagagtagagctgccacaaatgcaacaatatcaagaggcaagttcaggcatccacctcgaggtgcccgcatgtgacacagaaaccttttacggaggttatgaagaatggccgtccttccgggacatgttcacggccgtgttcataaaccatcctcaattatcacatgcgcaaaaattgtatcacctcagatacaaaactaaaggtcaagcaggcgaaatagtcaaacagttcgcattaaatgacgacaatttcaatttggcttgggaagctctaaaagctagatatgaaaacgacagaatactggtcgataagcaagtaacgacactaatgaacttgccaaaagtcaagaaaggaacaagtgtggaattcatcaaactagaatccactgtttcaaattgtttgtcgattctatcgacactaaatattcccacagacagctgggacccaattctggtaaacatttgcaccgccgcattaccagaaaagtcgttacttctatgggagcaatcgctctcatcacgaaaaaagtgcccaacgtggcaacaaatgaaagattttctcaccacccaatatgaaattgcggaaaggttagaagaaaaaataatcaaaactaagaacactaaacacgaccaaaatagaagcttcaatagaccccaagttagtaacaaaaacaatttaaacaaaaactttcacaaaacgcaatcgttcacatctgaacaacgaaaacatatgtcatgcgaactatgcacaagggggcataagcttaaaacttgcgagaagtttaaaaaattgaatgtcaatgaaaggaacaactttgtcagatcaaaaagactctgtacaaactgcttgtcccactcacacaatcttaatcaatgcaaaagcaaatttaattgctcatattgtcacaaaagacacaactcaatgcttcattataGCAGATTTCCCCTCTCACCCTATAAAAGTGCTTATAAATCAAGAACCACGGatttaattacaaaagtaaATCCCGAAAgccaatttattaaaaattgccaagagacaccatgttgctcaaaggcacaaaaagttcaaacgctgcacagcgaaacacaaagtggactagttaccgAACTAGTTAcaaccataccaactcaagttgagtacaatacaaataaataccttaattcacaattaaggaaagttaaaactataaaagatcagtattgtgagcacttctctaaagccacaactactcgatcaaaaaatggccggtacgtcgtacgaccaccactagagccacaattttctaatactccacaaattggtattaaaaacaaagttaaagTTACTTCTGACAGTCCCTATATTAAAAGAACATACAAATTTTCGgtcccgcaggatggctttcgccagtaa